The following proteins are encoded in a genomic region of Pyrus communis chromosome 11, drPyrComm1.1, whole genome shotgun sequence:
- the LOC137707603 gene encoding protein PAT1 homolog 1-like — protein sequence MERSNGTDFRDLLERSSSENKLFDASQYEFFGQNLVDEVELGGLDDVEDRKPLFGPADNEYHLFEKEEGLGLGSLSDVDDLASTFAKLNKVVTGPRHPGVIGDRGSGSFSRESSSATDWAQDGDFNNWLDQHMFDTEISQEGKRWSSQPQPSSARFSESKQQKPLYRTSSYPDQQPVQHHFSSEPIVPPKSAFTSFPPPGNKFPQGSPHQLNLSALAGGSQLPFSAPNLSPLSNSNLHMAGLPLGLHYGGNMPQFVNPGLPFNSRSQNHWVTHAGVLHGDHSSLINNILQQQLPHQNGHISPQLLSAQQQQLQQQRLHHSVQPSMAHFAAMQSQFYGTHPSSSHKSMHGLSDVRDHRPKRGKQRFSQGSDAGSQKSESGWIQFRSKHMTSEEIESILKMQHAATHSNDPYIDDYYHQASLSKKAAGLRLKHPFCPSHLRESPSRGRNSTDQHTHSSVDALGRIPLASIRRPRPLLEVDPPPGSGDGKQVSEKPLEQEPMLAARIAIEDGLCLLLDIDDIDRLLQHGQPQDGGVQLRRRRQILLEGLAASLQLVDPLGKGSHSAGLAPKDDLVFLRIVSLPKGRKLLSRFIQLLFPGSELARIVCMTVFRHLRFLYGGLPSDPGAAETTTNLAKTVSTCINGVDLRALSACLVAVVCSSEQPPLRPLGSPAGDGATIILKSVLERATVLLSDPHAAGSCSISNRTLWQASFDEFFGLLTKYCLSKYETIVQSIFTQSQQSAEVIGSEATRAIHREIPVELLRASLPHTDEHQRKLLSDFAHRSMPISGLNAHGGSGGQMNSESVRG from the exons ATGGAGAGATCTAATGGCACGGATTTCAGGGACTTGCTTGAGCGTTCCTCGTCAG AGAATAAACTCTTTGATGCGTCACAATATgaattttttggtcaaaatctGGTGGACGAAGTTGAGTTGGGGGGTTTGGACGATGTGGAAGACAGGAAACCTTTATTCGGGCCTGCTGATAATGAGTACCATTTATTTGAGAAAGAAGAG GGTCTTGGTTTGGGATCTTTATCTGACGTCGATGATCTGGCAAGTACTTTTGCAAAG TTAAACAAAGTTGTAACAGGACCAAGACATCCAGGAGTTATTGGCGACAGAGGTTCAGGATCTTTTTCACGGGAAA GTTCATCAGCCACTGATTGGGCCCAAGACGGAGATTTCAATAACTGGTTAGATCAGCATATGTTTGATACAGAAATTTCACAGGAAGGAAAGAGGTGGTCTTCACAGCCCCAACCTTCTTCTGCTCGATTTTCAGAATCAAAACAGCAAAAGCCTTTGTACAGAACATCTTCATACCCAGACCAGCAGCCAGTCCAGCATCACTTCTCTAGTGAACCAATTGTACCGCCCAAGTCAGCATTCACATCATTCCCTCCTCCTGGAAACAAGTTCCCACAGGGTTCACCACATCAGCTGAATCTTTCTGCTCTTGCTGGTGGTTCCCAGTTGCCTTTTTCTGCACCAAACCTTTCACCTTTATCTAACTCTAATCTTCATATGGCCGGTTTACCTCTTGGGTTGCATTATGGAGGGAACATGCCTCAGTTTGTCAACCCTGGCCTTCCTTTCAATAGCAGGTCACAAAATCATTGGGTTACCCATGCTGGAGTATTGCACGGTGATCATTCCAGCCTCATAAACAATATATTGCAGCAACAGCTCCCTCATCAAAATGGACATATTTCCCCACAATTACTGTCAgctcagcagcagcagctacAACAGCAGAGATTGCACCACTCGGTTCAGCCATCAATGGCCCATTTTGCTGCAATGCAGTCTCAGTTTTATGGtactcatccttcttcatcacaTAAGTCAATGCATGGGTTGTCCGACGTACGAGATCATAGACCGAAAAGAGGAAAACAACGTTTTTCTCAAGGCTCTGATGCTGGTAGTCAGAAAAGTGAGAGTGGGTGGATCCAGTTCAGGTCTAAGCACATGACATCTGAAGAGATAGAGAGTATTCTTAAAATGCAGCATGCAGCAACACATAGCAATGACCCCTATATTGATGATTACTACCACCAGGCAAGCCTTTCCAAAAAAGCAGCTGGCTTGCGGTTGAAACATCCTTTTTGCCCATCCCATCTTAGAGAGTCCCCCTCCCGAGGTCGTAATAGTACTGATCAGCATACTCATAGTTCTGTTGACGCTCTTGGGAGAATTCCCCTCGCTTCCATACGTAGGCCTCGCCCCCTCCTTGAAGTTGATCCTCCCCCTGGTTCTGGCGACGGCAAACAGGTCTCTGAGAAGCCTCTGGAGCAGGAACCCATGCTTGCTGCTAGAATTGCTATTGAGGATGGCCTTTGTCTCCTTCTTGATATTGATGACATTGATCGATTGCTACAACATGGTCAGCCCCAAGATGGTGGGGTTCAACTCAGGCGAAGACGGCAAATACTGCTAGAAGGGTTGGCGGCATCGCTTCAGCTTGTCGACCCACTTGGTAAAGGCAGCCACTCAGCGGGGCTGGCTCCAAAGGATGACCTTGTGTTCCTACGTATAGTTTCTCTTCCTAAGGGGCGCAAGCTCCTTTCTAGGTTTATTCAGCTTCTCTTCCCTGGTAGCGAGCTTGCCCGTATTGTCTGTATGACAGTTTTCCGTCATTTAAGGTTTTTGTATGGTGGTCTACCCTCTGATCCTGGAGCTGCTGAGACAACTACTAATCTTGCAAAGACAGTTTCTACATGTATAAATGGTGTGGATCTTCGTGCATTAAGTGCTTGTCTTGTTGCAGTAGTTTGTTCATCAGAGCAGCCACCGCTTCGACCCCTTGGAAGCCCTGCTGGAGATGGGGCCACTATTATTCTAAAATCTGTTCTTGAAAGGGCAACTGTACTCTTAAGTGACCCTCATGCTGCTGGAAGCTGTAGCATTTCTAACCGCACCCTTTGGCAGGCATcctttgatgaattttttggtcTGCTCACCAAGTATTGCCTGAGTAAGTATGAAACTATAGTACAATCAATATTTACACAGAGTCAGCAAAGTGCAGAAGTTATTGGTTCAGAGGCCACCAGGGCGATACATCGTGAAATTCCTGTGGAGCTTCTGCGTGCTAGTCTTCCTCACACAGATGAGCATCAGCGGAAGCTTTTGTCAGATTTTGCTCATCGATCAATGCCCATTTCTGGTCTTAATGCCCATGGCGGGAGCGGAGGTCAAATGAACTCTGAATCAGTGAGGGGATAA
- the LOC137708075 gene encoding uncharacterized protein encodes MHPLAGGGVEDEDDERRRQRKLEEALEIKSLRRIISAYLNYPEASEEDVRRYERSFRLLPPAHKALLSHYPLKFQRLRRCISANSYFIFNMLQAFEPPLDLSQDIDVCDGPHLENIPNNHDVSGVNNVFSSRSTCASKRLHTSNSDQACYGEGSNTVCSSPIVTTNKEVDKNGHRESMTDRHALGVEYDKETQNCCENDAIDSNGDVSSPTRTWLDPSLQLHVPLVDVDKVRCVVRNIVRDWAAEGQKERDQCYKPILEELDALFANRSNESPPACLVPGAGLGRLALEISCLGFISQGNEFSYYMMICSNFILNHCQTAGEWTIYPWIHSNCNSLSDSDQLRPVPVPDIHPASAGITEGFSMCGGDFVEVYNDPSQVGVWDAVVTCFFIDTAHNIIEYIEIISRILKDGGVWINLGPLLYHFADVYGQDEISVELSLEDVKRVALHYGFHFEKESTVETTYTTNPRSMMQNRYYAAFWTMRKRSAAMEHQPPLTERLSRS; translated from the exons ATGCATCCATTAGCAGGAGGAGGAGTTGAGGACGAAGATGACGAACGACGTCGCCAGAGGAAGCTCGAAGAAGCTCTCGAAATCAAGTCCCTCAGGCGCATCATCAGCGCCTACCTCAA CTACCCGGAGGCGTCAGAAGAGGACGTGAGACGGTATGAAAGATCTTTTAGATTGCTTCCACCTGCCCATAAG GCTCTATTATCCCACTACCCATTGAAGTTTCAAAGACTAAGACG GTGCATCTCTGCAAATTCATATTTCATTTTTAACATGCTTCAG GCATTTGAACCCCCACTTGATTTGAGCCAGGACATAGATGTCTGTGATGGACCACATCTTGAAAACATCCCGAATAATCACGATGTTTCTGGAGTAAATAATGTTTTCTCTTCTCGGTCTACCTGTGCTAGCAAAAGATTGCATACCTCCAATTCAGATCAGGCCTGTTATGGGGAAGGGAGCAATACAGTGTGCAGTTCACCAATAGTGACTACGAATAAG GAGGTAGACAAAAATGGTCATCGTGAGTCCATGACCGATAGACACGCTCTAGGCGTGGAATATGACAAAGAGACACAGAACTGTTGTGAGAATGATGCCATTGATTCCAATGGAGAT GTATCCTCACCAACTCGGACATGGTTGGATCCATCATTACAATTACATGTTCCATTAGTTGATGTTGATAAG GTTCGTTGTGTAGTACGGAACATAGTTAGAGACTGGGCGGCAGAG GGACAGAAAGAACGTGATCAGTGCTACAAGCCTATATTAGAAGAACTTGATGCACTTTTTGCTAATCGCTCTAACGAAAG TCCTCCTGCCTGTTTGGTTCCTGGTGCTGGACTTGGGCGGCTGGCTTTGGAAATCTCGTGTCTAG GTTTTATAAGTCAGGGAAATGAATTTTCATACTACATGATGATATGTTCGAATTTTATTCTTAATCA TTGCCAAACTGCTGGGGAGTGGACAATATATCCTTGGATCCACAGCAATTGCAATTCACTTTCAGATAGTGACCAACTTCGTCCCGTTCCAGTACCAGATATTCATCCAGCTAG TGCAGGGATTACTGAAGGATTTTCTATGTGCGGTGGTGACTTTGTTGAGGTTTACAACGATCCAAGCCAAGTAG GTGTCTGGGATGCGGTTGTGACCTGTTTCTTTATTGATACCGCGCACAACATTATTGAATACATTGAAATCATATCAAGAATCTTGAAAGACGGCGGT GTTTGGATAAATCTGGGTCCCCTACTTTATCACTTTGCGGATGTCTATGGGCAAGAT gaAATATCTGTTGAACTGAGTTTGGAGGATGTGAAGAGGGTTGCTTTGCACTACGGATTTCATTTCGAG AAAGAAAGTACCGTTGAGACAACCTACACTACAAATCCTAGGTCAATGATGCAA AACCGATACTACGCCGCATTTTGGACGATGAGGAAGAGATCGGCAGCAATGGAGCACCAACCTCCTTTAACCGAGAGACTTTCACGTTCTTGA
- the LOC137749441 gene encoding protein TIFY 5A-like, with amino-acid sequence MATSEPQSDSHKTPTGDSIRSEEQITIFHNGQVFVSDVTELQARAIILLAAREMEGRDRSMWSSAALLALHSQIYGPPGVSLKRSLQSFLQKRRQRSQAASPYNSTANL; translated from the exons ATGGCCACTTCTGAACCACAGTCGGATTCTCACAAAACTCCAAC GGGTGACTCAATTCGGAGCGAAGAACAAATTACGATTTTCCATAATGGACAAGTTTTTGTTAGCGACGTGACGGAACTTCAG GCTAGGGCCATAATTTTGTTGGCAGCTAGAGAAATGGAAGGAAGAGACAGATCAATGTGGTCCAGCGCAGCATTGCTTGCCTTGCACTCTCAAATTTATGGGCCTCCAGGTGTGTCCCTGAAGAGGTCTCTTCAAAGCTTTCTCCAAAAGAGAAGGCAAAGAAGTCAAGCAGCTTCTCCATACAACTCCACCGCCAACCTATGA